A stretch of Dama dama isolate Ldn47 chromosome 22, ASM3311817v1, whole genome shotgun sequence DNA encodes these proteins:
- the LOC133043766 gene encoding C-type lectin domain family 1 member A-like codes for MSDASDYEQHPENTEQTEAIPIVDVEPPLALPPPPPPEDEWRPIPEHTNVNASRFPSSVYGIITVILGIFSLLLLMLCGFFGYQYFQSVQESESKMKSLNQRIESFQNKEKIFLHVKNVVDQNKEILERLQDQNEELNAKGGEGCGSPLSHWVQHRDHCYHQTVETVSWWNCSDLCISLNATFLKTERSRLMCILKLLAVNHTWLGLSYKEEDNKWKWEDGSLPSSGLEWRLPKPSMDFQGKCVYAGMHTVGIDNCTVSSSCLCEKPVCT; via the exons ATGTCAGATGCTTCAGACTATGAACAACATCCAg AAAATACAGAGCAGACAGAGGCCATCCCTATTGTGGACGTGGAACCACCTCttgcccttcctcctcctcctcctcctgaggaTGAATGGCGTCCAATTCCTGAGCACACCAATGTGAACG CTTCTCGTTttccctcctctgtctatggaataatTACTGTGATCCTGGGGATCTTCAGCCTGCTGCTTTTGATGTTGTGTGGATTCTTTGGTTACCAGT ACTTTCAAAGTGTTCAGGAATCAGAGAgcaagatgaagagccttaaccAACGGATTGAGTCtttccaaaacaaagaaaaaatatttcttcacgTTAAAAACGTTGTTGACCAAAATAAAG AAATCCTTGAGAGGCTCCAAGACCAGAATGAAGAACTAAATGCAAAAGGAG GAGAAGGGTGTGGATCTCCTCTGAGTCACTGGGTACAGCACAGAGACCATTGCTACCACCAGACCGTGGAAACAGTTTCTTGGTGGAATTGTTCTGATCTTTGTATCTCTTTGAATGCtacatttttaaagacagaaagaagtaGATTGATG TGTATTCTGAAGTTACTTGCAGTAAACCACACTTGGCTTGGCCTGTCTTATAAGGAAGAGGACAATAAATGGAAGTGGGAGGATggttctcttccttcttctggcCT GGAGTGGCGTCTACCAAAGCCAAGTATGGATTTCCAGGGGAAATGTGTGTATGCAGGCATGCACACTGTCGGAATAGATAACTGCACTGTGTCTTCCTCATGCCTGTGTGAGAAGCCTGTCTGTACTTAA